The Bdellovibrio bacteriovorus DNA segment TTCTCAACTTCGTTATGCCCTTAATAAAGTGAACGAACATAAGTACGAAGCCCACGAAGAAAGCTGGATGGGTTTTCTTATCGATCGACTTTTTTCTATCGGACTTTTGCTGGGTTTTATTTTTCTCTTCATTGCTTCGCTGATGCTCTCCACCGCCTTGACCGTGGTCTTTCCTGGAGGCGAAGGCTTCTTTTGGCAGACGGTGACGTTTGTCAGCAATTTTGCGATTTTCGCACTCCTATTTGCCGCCATTTATCGCTTTGTTCCCTCGGATAAAATGGGTTGGAAAAAATGTCTTATCGCGGGCACAACCAGCGCCTTCTTTTTTATGGTCGGTAAAACTTTGATTGCTTTATACTTAGGAAGTACGGCCATTGGCAGTGCTTACGGCGCCGCCGGTTCCTTAGTGGTATTTTTGGTGTGGGTGTATTATAGCTCTTTAACTCTTTTGGTCAGTTATGAGTTTACGAACTCCATTATTTTAGGGGAAACACCCCGCCCGCGCATGCCGCTAGAGACTTAAAAATTTAACTTTTCATAAATCTTAAAAGCCGATCATAATCTTGCGAGTGATCGGCGGTTTTAAGTGCGCCGATATAAGCGCTGCGGGCTTCGCCTAGTTTACCTAGCTGCGAACGGCCCCAGGAAAAGTTTTTTTCAGCCATTTGCTGCATTAATAAATCTGTCGCCAACCTTGAAAATCGCCCATTGCCATTAGGAAACGGATGAATCCACACCAAGCGATGATGAAAACGCACGGCGATTTCTTCAGCTGAAAATGTTTCGTGTTCAATCCAGAATTTGACATCACCTAAAAGCAGACCTAATTCATTTTGAATATCTTTAGCCGCAACCCCGATATTGGTTTGGCGCAAACGAAACTGCCCGGCCCAATCCCAAACATCTTCAAACATTTTTTTATGCAGCAGACACAGACCCGAGGCCGACAAAAGATCTTGCTGCAAACGACGACTGCTTTGAGCC contains these protein-coding regions:
- a CDS encoding YihY/virulence factor BrkB family protein, which gives rise to MTIKTRFVNLTNELTKHEVFVLAASLAYYTGLALAPFVLILLSLASVLGEDQKTKIFEGFSGAIGHQAGESIRLILDNADKHPQATGLSGIIGFAILLISASAIFSQLRYALNKVNEHKYEAHEESWMGFLIDRLFSIGLLLGFIFLFIASLMLSTALTVVFPGGEGFFWQTVTFVSNFAIFALLFAAIYRFVPSDKMGWKKCLIAGTTSAFFFMVGKTLIALYLGSTAIGSAYGAAGSLVVFLVWVYYSSLTLLVSYEFTNSIILGETPRPRMPLET
- a CDS encoding mobile mystery protein B, yielding MKIQSPPGATPLDDETLRGLIPNLSTQQELDEFEAAGIARATLWAQSSRRLQQDLLSASGLCLLHKKMFEDVWDWAGQFRLRQTNIGVAAKDIQNELGLLLGDVKFWIEHETFSAEEIAVRFHHRLVWIHPFPNGNGRFSRLATDLLMQQMAEKNFSWGRSQLGKLGEARSAYIGALKTADHSQDYDRLLRFMKS